The proteins below come from a single Mycolicibacterium sp. TY81 genomic window:
- a CDS encoding IniB N-terminal domain-containing protein: MTSLIEFIIDLFRFPTIASSFVANPEQTMRDAGLAGVTSAQLASVAASAVPAGVVLGGGDPVVGLQNAVSDYYSMSSPFSPQTSFAPEFASRNQTDFASHNNVPIASGNDIPVLSPEQHAGANAQQGAFNLGFGDITLGGSHVQQGDGGVNIAGNNHGDIASGKGAVQGDGNTVTNGDILTGSHSPVIVGTGNHATDNSQTAGGHIVQGNSGPVVNDVNTGGGNGGGASAGGGLIGGGHASGGSGGSGGNIVINDGNTSSTHVGGNQTTVGGDLGSGNKSVIDDSSHSSTVNTSLNSGNTANTSIGSGNSTHTNIGSGNTTHTDLSADNSVHSTVADNSVHEASMNTYAPTETHTTTDFSHTTHVDPRMH; this comes from the coding sequence ATGACCAGCCTGATCGAGTTCATCATCGACCTCTTCCGCTTCCCCACCATCGCGAGCTCGTTCGTCGCGAACCCCGAGCAGACCATGCGCGATGCCGGCCTCGCCGGTGTCACCTCCGCGCAGCTCGCCTCGGTGGCTGCCAGCGCCGTCCCGGCCGGCGTGGTCCTCGGTGGCGGCGACCCGGTCGTCGGCCTGCAGAACGCGGTTTCGGACTACTACAGCATGTCCTCGCCGTTCTCCCCGCAGACCTCCTTCGCCCCCGAGTTCGCCAGCCGCAACCAGACCGACTTCGCCAGCCACAACAACGTGCCGATCGCCAGTGGCAACGACATCCCGGTGCTGAGCCCCGAGCAGCACGCCGGCGCCAACGCCCAGCAGGGTGCCTTCAACCTGGGCTTCGGTGACATCACCCTGGGCGGCAGCCACGTCCAGCAGGGCGACGGCGGCGTCAACATCGCGGGCAACAACCACGGTGACATCGCCAGCGGCAAGGGCGCCGTGCAGGGCGACGGCAACACCGTCACCAACGGCGACATCCTGACCGGCAGCCACTCGCCGGTGATCGTCGGCACGGGCAACCACGCCACCGACAACTCGCAGACGGCGGGCGGCCACATCGTCCAGGGCAACTCCGGCCCGGTGGTCAACGACGTCAACACCGGTGGCGGCAACGGCGGCGGCGCGAGTGCCGGCGGCGGCCTGATCGGTGGCGGCCACGCGAGCGGCGGCAGCGGCGGCAGCGGTGGCAACATCGTCATCAACGACGGCAACACCTCGTCGACGCACGTCGGTGGCAACCAGACGACGGTCGGTGGCGACCTGGGCAGCGGCAACAAGAGCGTCATTGACGACTCGTCGCACTCCTCCACCGTCAACACCAGCCTGAACAGCGGGAACACAGCCAACACCAGCATCGGTAGCGGCAACAGCACCCACACCAACATCGGCAGCGGGAACACCACCCACACCGACCTGAGCGCCGACAACTCGGTGCACAGCACGGTTGCCGACAACTCGGTGCACGAGGCCAGCATGAACACCTACGCACCGACCGAAACCCACACCACCACCGATTTCAGCCACACCACCCACGTCGATCCGCGCATGCACTGA
- a CDS encoding dynamin family protein: MTQPNEANPRPVAVIVELIDHTSRIAGLNDRDDLAQRLLAAKTRISDPQIRVVIAGQLKQGKSQLLNSLLNMPVARVGDDESTVLTTVVHYGDAAAAELVLAPAQEGADPSVVAIPPNQLSTDLRQAPQAQGRQVLRVEVAAPSPMLKGGLTFIDTPGVGGLGQPHLSATLGLLPDADALLMVSDTSQEFTEPELTFIRQAVEICPVATIVATKTDLYPHWREIIAANAAHLQRARLNVPVVPVSSALRTHALALNDKDLNDESNFPAIIKFLTDKVLSRENDRIKDQVVTEIHSAAEHLRLAVSTELAAINDPEKIERIKAELEQKKEEAQNALQQTALWQQVLNDGIADLTADVDHDLRNRFRNITAHTERIIDGCDPTQHWAEIGAELENVVATAVGDNFVWAHQRAEALAAEVARTFVEAGLDSVELAEVRARDMGAGLGEFNPVARLESEPIRAGHKVITGMRGSYGGVLMFGMLTSFAGLGMFNPLSLGAGLVLGRKAYKEDMENRMLRVRGEAKMNVRRFVDDVSFAVGKESRDRLRNIQRHLRDHYRNIANQTTRSLNESLQATLAAAQIEAGERDNRVRELERQLNILRQVLENTVKLTPALAQ, encoded by the coding sequence GTGACGCAGCCGAACGAGGCGAACCCGCGCCCGGTCGCGGTGATCGTCGAGTTGATCGACCACACCAGCCGGATCGCAGGGCTCAACGACCGCGACGACCTGGCGCAGCGGTTGCTGGCGGCCAAGACCCGGATCAGTGATCCGCAGATCCGGGTGGTCATCGCCGGACAGCTCAAGCAGGGCAAGAGCCAGTTGCTGAACTCGTTGCTGAACATGCCGGTCGCACGTGTCGGCGACGACGAGAGCACCGTGCTCACCACCGTCGTCCACTACGGCGATGCGGCGGCCGCCGAGCTCGTGCTGGCCCCCGCGCAGGAAGGCGCCGACCCGTCCGTCGTCGCCATTCCGCCCAACCAGCTGTCGACCGATCTGCGCCAAGCCCCGCAGGCGCAGGGCCGTCAGGTGCTGCGGGTCGAGGTGGCGGCGCCGAGCCCGATGCTCAAGGGCGGCCTCACGTTCATCGACACCCCCGGCGTGGGCGGGCTGGGGCAGCCGCACCTGTCGGCCACGCTCGGTCTGTTGCCCGACGCCGATGCCCTCCTGATGGTCAGTGACACGAGCCAGGAATTCACCGAGCCCGAGCTCACGTTCATCCGGCAGGCCGTCGAAATCTGCCCGGTGGCAACGATTGTCGCCACCAAGACCGATCTGTACCCGCACTGGCGCGAGATCATCGCGGCCAACGCCGCGCACCTGCAGCGCGCCCGGCTGAACGTTCCCGTGGTTCCGGTCTCGTCTGCGCTGCGCACCCACGCGCTGGCGCTGAACGACAAGGACCTCAACGACGAGTCCAACTTCCCGGCGATCATCAAGTTCCTGACCGACAAGGTGCTCAGCCGCGAGAACGACCGCATCAAGGACCAGGTGGTCACCGAAATTCATTCGGCCGCAGAACATCTCAGACTGGCGGTGTCCACCGAGCTGGCGGCGATCAACGACCCCGAGAAGATCGAGCGCATCAAGGCGGAGCTCGAGCAGAAGAAGGAAGAAGCCCAGAATGCGCTGCAGCAGACCGCATTGTGGCAGCAGGTGCTCAACGACGGCATCGCCGACCTGACCGCCGACGTCGACCACGACCTGCGCAACCGCTTCCGCAACATCACCGCGCACACCGAGCGCATCATCGACGGCTGCGATCCCACGCAGCACTGGGCCGAGATCGGCGCCGAGTTGGAGAACGTGGTCGCCACCGCTGTCGGCGACAACTTCGTCTGGGCGCACCAGCGCGCCGAGGCGCTCGCCGCGGAAGTGGCCCGCACGTTCGTCGAGGCGGGGCTGGATTCGGTCGAACTGGCCGAGGTCCGGGCGCGGGACATGGGCGCGGGCCTGGGTGAGTTCAACCCCGTCGCGCGGCTGGAATCCGAGCCGATCCGGGCCGGCCACAAGGTGATCACCGGGATGCGCGGCTCTTACGGTGGTGTGCTGATGTTCGGCATGCTGACGTCGTTCGCGGGCCTCGGCATGTTCAACCCGCTGTCGCTGGGCGCCGGACTGGTGCTGGGCCGCAAGGCCTATAAGGAGGACATGGAGAACCGCATGCTGCGGGTGCGCGGCGAGGCGAAGATGAACGTCCGCCGGTTCGTCGACGACGTGTCGTTCGCCGTCGGCAAGGAGTCGCGTGACCGGCTGCGAAACATCCAGCGGCACTTGCGGGATCACTACCGCAACATCGCCAACCAGACCACCCGTTCGCTCAACGAATCGCTGCAGGCGACCCTTGCGGCAGCGCAGATCGAAGCGGGTGAGCGTGACAACCGCGTGCGGGAACTGGAGCGGCAGTTGAACATTCTGCGCCAGGTCCTCGAGAACACGGTGAAACTGACTCCCGCCCTCGCCCAGTGA
- a CDS encoding Rv0340 family IniB-related protein, with protein sequence MANPLLDFVMSVVRDPDVAAHYAADPVGAIADANLTGVTTADVAHLIPVVSESLGTVSSAAGGVPTAGFDDPGVNVWTSGAATAAFDAFDAFDAHVPAVVSPHVISDPDLGGFDSGPALPDHVAVPDLAVSDDLGLQGDVPVVDAGQLSDPGALDWHPVDTADPSAGVEHHQGFDFFS encoded by the coding sequence GTGGCAAATCCGCTATTGGATTTTGTCATGTCGGTGGTCCGTGACCCCGACGTGGCTGCGCACTACGCCGCCGACCCCGTCGGCGCCATCGCCGACGCCAATCTCACCGGCGTGACCACGGCGGACGTCGCGCACCTGATCCCGGTGGTGTCCGAGTCCCTGGGCACAGTGTCCTCCGCGGCGGGCGGCGTGCCAACCGCCGGATTCGACGATCCCGGCGTCAACGTCTGGACCAGCGGCGCCGCCACCGCAGCGTTCGACGCGTTCGATGCCTTCGACGCGCACGTGCCCGCGGTCGTGTCGCCGCACGTCATTTCCGATCCTGACCTGGGCGGATTCGACAGTGGACCGGCGCTGCCGGACCACGTCGCAGTCCCGGACCTCGCAGTGTCGGACGACCTGGGCCTGCAGGGCGACGTTCCGGTCGTCGATGCCGGCCAGCTGTCGGATCCGGGTGCGCTCGACTGGCACCCCGTCGACACTGCCGACCCGTCTGCCGGTGTCGAACACCACCAGGGCTTCGACTTCTTCAGCTGA
- the iniR gene encoding isoniazid response ATPase/transcriptional regulator IniR, translating into MTAAAGTSLVLGGIGSGKTTALEAVRKTLRANGTTMLARVPKPGEAPDAAIVIDDAQLLSPEELTALTELAGDPARTVVVSAEPLAHDRALNALTTTLSRQQPPIQLAPMTPREINEALARAGVPGTQVPALIAGTGGIPLLVYSALSALASGADPIRAASGALSERLRRLDEHLLDTLLLCSLSPELGPDDIAAALQLPGDDAAVLMDRARASGLLSASLHPRFIDTLHRCLTRLVGAARHRETECRLLRSQIESATLSTELALKLAEHGTVDDLLAADLIHRAGSAAPRQAARLYRAAARAGTAPADTHLADALAVTGDCTTAGTLADELLAADDATVRAQAVRIAASVAMHDGAAAHAADLFRWLGPDPDPFVAAAGAVVGVATADAELARACLQAENSMPPTSSARAARGMAEGMLLTLDQPFAVAMARLTQALGSTNGVHAVAPDSPAALLSLVALHGGDAVRARSVIGRAIRTGGGDAGFTGLRHRLLLGWIRMLDGQLDSAVPALDATAVADLHRRDALWYAALQTAVARRSGDTGALQKHWYAAMEVLAEYSLDLYALLPLGELWVAAARLQQLDQLRQPLAEAFGLLRAAGNPALWAVPLHWAGVHAGILANAPEAVAPHGQALAAASRAEGAHGAYATALATAGRTWLRVLADGVDAAEVTAAARGLARFGLTWDATRLASQAALHSADGRISGAMLQLARDLKQDAALEAAADPIEPAAPAIPREPTSGADVRNTTPPPASGDARATSAATPAWTRLSDREREVAELVLQGMPYRDIGARLLISAKTVEHHVARIRRRLGAESRSEMLSMLRALLVEKV; encoded by the coding sequence ATGACCGCAGCGGCCGGCACGTCGCTGGTGCTCGGCGGAATCGGCAGCGGCAAGACCACCGCGCTGGAAGCGGTGCGAAAGACGTTGCGGGCCAACGGCACGACGATGCTCGCGCGGGTACCCAAGCCAGGTGAGGCACCGGACGCGGCCATCGTCATCGACGATGCCCAGTTGCTGTCACCGGAAGAACTGACCGCGCTGACGGAGCTGGCCGGCGACCCGGCCCGCACCGTGGTGGTCAGCGCCGAGCCGCTGGCGCACGACCGCGCCCTCAACGCTCTCACCACCACGCTGAGCCGGCAGCAGCCGCCGATTCAGCTGGCGCCGATGACGCCCCGGGAGATCAACGAGGCGCTGGCCCGCGCCGGCGTCCCCGGCACTCAGGTGCCCGCACTGATCGCCGGCACCGGCGGTATCCCGCTGCTGGTGTACTCGGCGCTGTCGGCGCTGGCCTCGGGCGCCGATCCGATCCGAGCCGCGTCCGGCGCGTTGAGCGAGCGGCTGCGCCGGCTCGACGAGCACCTGCTCGACACGTTGTTGTTGTGTTCGCTCAGCCCCGAACTGGGACCCGACGACATCGCCGCCGCGCTGCAACTGCCCGGCGACGACGCGGCCGTGCTGATGGACCGGGCCCGCGCCAGCGGCCTGCTGTCCGCGTCGCTGCACCCGCGGTTCATCGACACGCTGCACCGGTGCCTCACGCGGCTGGTCGGGGCCGCGCGGCACCGCGAGACCGAATGCCGGCTGCTGCGCTCGCAGATCGAATCTGCCACCCTGTCAACCGAATTGGCGCTGAAGCTGGCCGAGCACGGCACCGTCGACGACCTGCTGGCGGCCGATCTGATCCACCGCGCCGGGTCCGCCGCGCCCCGCCAGGCCGCGCGCCTGTACCGCGCCGCGGCCCGTGCGGGCACCGCCCCGGCCGACACCCACCTCGCCGACGCCCTCGCCGTCACCGGCGACTGCACCACCGCCGGCACCCTGGCCGACGAGCTGCTCGCCGCCGACGACGCCACCGTCCGCGCGCAGGCGGTGCGCATCGCGGCCAGCGTCGCGATGCACGACGGCGCCGCCGCACACGCCGCGGATCTGTTCCGCTGGCTCGGCCCCGATCCCGACCCGTTCGTCGCGGCCGCGGGCGCCGTGGTCGGTGTCGCCACCGCCGACGCCGAACTGGCCCGGGCCTGCCTGCAGGCCGAGAACTCAATGCCGCCAACGTCTTCCGCCCGCGCGGCGCGCGGTATGGCCGAGGGCATGCTACTGACGCTCGATCAGCCGTTCGCCGTCGCGATGGCACGGCTCACGCAGGCACTCGGGTCCACCAACGGTGTCCACGCTGTCGCACCGGACAGCCCCGCCGCGCTGCTGAGCCTCGTCGCCCTGCACGGCGGTGACGCCGTCCGCGCGCGCAGCGTCATCGGCCGGGCCATCCGCACCGGCGGTGGCGACGCGGGTTTCACCGGTCTGCGCCACCGGCTGCTGCTCGGCTGGATCCGGATGCTCGACGGCCAACTCGATTCCGCCGTCCCGGCATTGGACGCGACCGCGGTCGCCGACCTGCACCGCCGCGACGCGCTGTGGTACGCCGCGCTGCAGACCGCCGTCGCCCGGCGCAGCGGCGACACCGGCGCGCTGCAGAAGCACTGGTACGCGGCCATGGAGGTGCTGGCCGAATACTCCCTGGACCTCTACGCCCTGCTGCCGCTCGGCGAGTTGTGGGTCGCGGCGGCCCGGTTGCAGCAGCTCGACCAGCTGCGCCAGCCGCTGGCCGAGGCGTTCGGGCTGCTGCGGGCCGCCGGCAATCCGGCGCTGTGGGCGGTCCCGCTGCACTGGGCGGGCGTGCACGCCGGCATCCTGGCCAACGCGCCCGAGGCCGTCGCGCCGCACGGGCAGGCCCTGGCCGCCGCGAGCCGGGCCGAGGGCGCGCATGGCGCCTATGCCACCGCGCTCGCCACCGCGGGCCGGACCTGGCTGCGCGTCCTGGCCGACGGCGTCGACGCCGCGGAGGTGACGGCGGCCGCCCGCGGGCTGGCGCGCTTCGGGCTGACGTGGGATGCCACGCGCCTGGCCAGTCAGGCCGCGTTGCATTCGGCCGACGGCCGCATCTCCGGTGCCATGCTGCAGCTGGCGCGCGACCTCAAGCAGGACGCCGCCCTCGAGGCAGCGGCCGATCCCATCGAGCCCGCGGCCCCCGCTATTCCCCGTGAGCCCACTTCGGGCGCGGATGTGCGCAACACCACACCACCTCCTGCCTCGGGTGACGCTCGGGCCACATCCGCCGCAACGCCCGCCTGGACGCGGCTGTCCGATCGCGAACGTGAGGTCGCCGAACTGGTGCTGCAGGGCATGCCGTACCGCGATATCGGGGCCCGGCTGCTGATCTCGGCGAAGACCGTCGAACACCACGTCGCCCGCATTCGCCGCAGGTTGGGGGCCGAATCGCGGTCGGAGATGTTGTCGATGCTGCGGGCGCTGCTCGTCGAGAAGGTCTGA
- a CDS encoding Hsp70 family protein → MSLGLSIGQTNLVAVPAGRPPVSRRAILALYPDRPAEVGIPTQSGGLVLTGFVERVGDPIPLIAPDGSAHRGEAALAEALDSMARTAGGGAPIVIAAPAHWGMSTIGALSAALRGKPGLAAAPVVSDAAAALAGLKAGAGLPDHGVVALCDFGGSGTSVTIADAATLSQIGETVRYPEFSGDLVDQALLNHVIAGISESSDADPAGTAAVGSLSQLRDQCRQAKERLSSETATSVNANLPGFASALRITRPELERLLEPALAGLLAVLQETLQRNQIPAGVLTAVATAGGGASIPIVTQRLSEHFRVPVVTSPQPALTAAGGAPMVDQRTMSADAPTGMAPTMGWAAGGAAWAGGPATMAAPVPPADANPSSTVGPSLAWSDDEDPGAAVGGEYPTDFSTGYAEAAPYGETTARPVMDFAHEEEDNLPDVAPVPWYRRPPLIFGAAAAAFLVAGGSWAAVGLTSNDTPSGPVTVDVTTTITGPDGSITTSTYKATKSVVTQTNPNGQVETSTVTNPVTTTDAPVTTTTTDPSTTSSTTTTTTTTSTTTTTTTPSTTTTTTTTPPPTTTTTQPPTTTQPPTTTQPPTTTQPPPTTTKPPTTQPPSTQTPTAAPTTQAPSSQPTVEQPPKTASVAAETGSAPSASVATASAPITAQPSASTSQ, encoded by the coding sequence ATGAGCCTCGGTTTGTCGATCGGCCAGACCAACCTGGTGGCCGTGCCTGCCGGGCGACCGCCGGTGAGCCGTCGCGCCATCCTGGCCCTGTACCCGGACCGGCCCGCCGAAGTCGGCATCCCCACGCAGTCGGGTGGCCTGGTGCTGACCGGCTTCGTGGAGCGGGTCGGTGACCCGATACCCCTGATCGCTCCCGACGGCTCGGCGCACCGCGGCGAAGCCGCCCTGGCCGAGGCCCTCGACTCGATGGCCCGCACCGCGGGCGGCGGCGCCCCGATCGTCATCGCCGCTCCGGCGCACTGGGGCATGTCCACCATCGGCGCGCTCTCGGCGGCCCTGCGTGGCAAGCCGGGCCTGGCGGCCGCACCGGTGGTCTCCGACGCGGCCGCGGCGCTGGCCGGACTCAAGGCCGGCGCGGGGCTGCCTGATCACGGCGTCGTGGCGCTGTGCGATTTCGGTGGCAGCGGCACCAGCGTCACCATCGCCGACGCCGCGACGCTCAGCCAGATCGGCGAGACCGTGCGCTACCCGGAGTTCTCCGGCGACCTGGTGGACCAGGCGCTGCTCAACCACGTCATCGCGGGCATCAGCGAGTCGTCCGATGCGGATCCGGCCGGCACCGCGGCCGTCGGCTCGCTGTCCCAGCTGCGCGACCAGTGCCGGCAGGCCAAGGAGCGCCTCTCGTCGGAGACGGCGACGTCGGTGAACGCCAACCTGCCCGGCTTCGCGTCGGCGCTGCGCATCACCCGCCCCGAGCTGGAACGACTGCTCGAACCGGCCCTCGCGGGGCTCCTTGCCGTCCTGCAGGAAACCCTGCAGCGCAACCAGATTCCGGCCGGCGTCCTGACCGCCGTGGCCACTGCCGGTGGCGGTGCATCGATTCCGATTGTCACCCAACGCCTTTCGGAGCACTTCCGGGTGCCGGTGGTGACCTCACCGCAGCCGGCGCTGACCGCGGCGGGCGGCGCCCCGATGGTGGATCAGCGCACCATGAGCGCCGACGCCCCGACGGGGATGGCCCCGACGATGGGCTGGGCGGCCGGCGGCGCGGCATGGGCAGGCGGGCCCGCGACCATGGCCGCTCCGGTGCCGCCGGCCGACGCGAACCCGTCCTCGACCGTCGGGCCGTCGCTCGCCTGGTCCGACGACGAGGACCCCGGCGCCGCAGTCGGCGGCGAGTACCCCACCGACTTCTCGACCGGCTACGCCGAGGCCGCCCCCTACGGCGAGACCACGGCGCGGCCGGTGATGGACTTCGCCCACGAAGAAGAGGACAACCTGCCCGACGTGGCACCGGTCCCCTGGTACCGGCGCCCACCGCTGATCTTCGGCGCCGCCGCGGCGGCGTTCCTGGTCGCCGGCGGCAGCTGGGCCGCCGTCGGGCTCACGAGCAACGACACCCCGTCCGGCCCGGTGACGGTCGACGTGACGACCACCATCACCGGTCCTGACGGCTCCATCACCACTAGCACCTACAAGGCCACGAAGTCCGTTGTGACACAGACGAATCCCAATGGCCAGGTGGAGACGTCGACGGTGACCAACCCCGTCACCACCACCGACGCGCCGGTCACCACGACCACCACCGATCCGTCGACCACCAGCTCGACGACCACGACAACGACCACCACCTCCACGACCACCACGACGACGACCCCGTCGACGACGACCACCACGACCACGACGCCGCCGCCCACCACGACGACCACGCAGCCGCCCACGACGACCCAGCCGCCGACGACGACGCAGCCGCCCACCACCACGCAGCCGCCGCCGACCACGACGAAGCCGCCGACGACGCAGCCACCGAGCACGCAGACCCCGACGGCCGCGCCGACGACCCAGGCACCCAGCAGCCAGCCCACGGTGGAGCAACCGCCCAAGACGGCCTCCGTGGCGGCCGAGACCGGGTCGGCTCCGTCTGCATCGGTGGCCACCGCGTCGGCGCCCATCACCGCGCAACCTTCGGCATCGACCAGCCAATGA
- a CDS encoding dynamin-like GTPase family protein produces MSTSARVRAILGGVISAYRSDPVYQHRPQALAELDWIGRRLDQPIRIALAGTLKSGKSTLVNALVGEEIAPTDATEATRLVTWFRHGATPRVTANHRDGRRTDVPITRGDGLTFDLARYSGAQGAANIGDIVDLDVQWPAAELEQTTIIDTPGTSSLSRDVSDRTLQLLVPRDGVPRVDAVVFLLRTLNAPDIALLKQIGELVGSGSGALGVIGVASRADEIGAGRIDAMMSAREVATRFTAELDRTGVCQAVVPVSGLLALTARTLQQSEFTALQKLAALDGDGATALTKAMLSADRFARHDDSLPVDAITRAALLDRFGMFGIRIAIAVLRAGVTDSQGLADELLERSGLVALRDVIDQQFAQRADMLKAHTALRSLRRFVEANPIYATPFILADIDPLLADTHAFEELRLLGQLRSRPTTLNDDEMASLRRIIGGSGTDAASRLGLSNDAPYDGPRAAFAAVQRWRRRADHPLNDPFTARACRAAVRSAEALVADYAAQGR; encoded by the coding sequence GTGAGCACCAGTGCACGCGTCCGCGCCATCCTGGGCGGCGTCATCTCGGCCTACCGGTCCGACCCCGTCTACCAGCACCGGCCGCAGGCTCTCGCCGAGCTCGACTGGATCGGCCGCCGGCTAGATCAGCCGATCCGCATCGCCCTGGCCGGCACGCTCAAGTCCGGCAAGTCGACATTGGTGAATGCGCTTGTCGGCGAAGAGATCGCGCCCACCGACGCCACCGAGGCCACCCGCCTGGTCACCTGGTTCCGGCACGGCGCCACGCCGCGCGTCACCGCCAACCATCGGGACGGCCGCCGTACCGACGTACCGATCACGCGCGGTGACGGCCTCACCTTCGACCTCGCACGGTATTCCGGGGCGCAAGGCGCCGCCAACATCGGAGACATCGTCGACCTCGACGTGCAGTGGCCTGCAGCGGAATTGGAACAGACGACCATCATCGACACCCCGGGCACGTCGTCGCTGTCACGTGACGTCTCCGACCGCACGCTGCAACTGCTGGTGCCGCGCGACGGCGTACCGCGGGTGGACGCCGTTGTCTTCCTGCTGCGCACCCTCAACGCGCCAGACATCGCGCTGCTCAAGCAGATCGGGGAACTCGTAGGCAGCGGCTCGGGCGCTCTCGGTGTCATCGGGGTCGCGTCGCGCGCCGACGAGATCGGGGCGGGGCGCATCGACGCCATGATGTCGGCCCGCGAGGTGGCCACCCGATTCACCGCGGAACTGGACCGCACTGGCGTGTGTCAGGCCGTCGTCCCGGTGTCGGGGCTGCTGGCGCTGACCGCGCGCACATTGCAGCAGAGTGAATTCACGGCGCTGCAGAAGCTGGCCGCCCTGGACGGCGACGGCGCGACGGCGCTGACCAAGGCCATGCTGTCGGCGGATCGCTTTGCCCGGCACGATGATTCGCTGCCCGTGGACGCCATCACCCGGGCCGCGCTGCTGGATCGGTTCGGCATGTTCGGCATCCGGATCGCGATCGCGGTGCTGCGTGCCGGCGTCACCGACTCCCAGGGGCTGGCCGACGAACTGCTCGAGCGCAGCGGGCTGGTGGCCCTGCGGGACGTCATCGATCAGCAGTTCGCGCAACGCGCCGACATGCTCAAGGCACACACCGCGTTGCGCTCGCTGCGGCGCTTTGTGGAAGCCAATCCCATCTACGCGACGCCGTTCATCCTGGCCGACATCGATCCGCTGCTGGCCGATACGCACGCCTTCGAAGAATTACGACTGCTCGGTCAGTTACGTTCCCGGCCAACCACTTTGAACGACGACGAGATGGCCTCACTGCGCCGCATCATCGGCGGCTCGGGGACCGATGCCGCGAGCCGGCTCGGGCTGAGCAACGATGCGCCGTACGACGGCCCGCGGGCGGCGTTCGCGGCGGTGCAGCGGTGGCGCCGCCGGGCCGATCACCCGCTCAACGACCCCTTCACCGCACGCGCCTGCCGGGCCGCCGTGCGCAGCGCCGAGGCCCTGGTCGCCGACTATGCGGCGCAGGGAAGGTGA